From Cydia fagiglandana chromosome 24, ilCydFagi1.1, whole genome shotgun sequence, a single genomic window includes:
- the LOC134676152 gene encoding carboxypeptidase B-like isoform X1, whose amino-acid sequence MAKLLVIIFSILGCLWRVNGINKYNNYTLIQITPYDNKQLKALMTLADSDDVDIMKRSHGLNDTTDVLVSPKDQMKVEKFAKIRGMGVKCVDHYGRYFDKEVALIRKHDQYQSLQYNSYADISKHLKTLSKENRRYVKLQNLGRSYERRVLTLIKISANHKARNPIIFIDAGAHAREWAAPAFAMYIIDQLTMAAKKPTHETEWLHGVDWYILPVVNPDGYEYSRSDPDNRMWRKSRSKTWREECFGADINRNYDFMWGYRGASFDPCNFQTYAGEKAFSERETRLVRKVMKTNSKRIKLYISIHSYGEYFIHSWGFTGSYLPDEWEKLRRLAQVYSKAVVKAGGRPFKVMSAGQWYPASGGSGDYAFAVQKIPYTYTLEITDGYQFNFPEGLLHTVLPQYYEGLKVMAEEIKREFPNKG is encoded by the exons ATGGCCAAGCTGTTAGTAATTATATTca GTATCCTCGGGTGCCTGTGGCGAGTAAAcgggataaataaatataataa CTACACACTCATACAAATCACGCCATACGACAACAAACAGCTGAAGGCGCTAATGACGCTCGCCGATTCAGATGACGTGGACATAATGAAACGCAGCCACGGGTTGAACGACACTACGGATGTGCTGGTGTCCCCAAAAGATCAGATGAAGGTGGAAAAGTTTGCCAAGATAAGAGGGATGGGCGTTAAATGTGTAGATCATTATGGCAG ATATTTTGATAAGGAGGTGGCACTGATAAGAAAACATGACCAGTACCAGTCATTACAATATAATTCCTACGCAGAT ATATCAAAACACTTAAAAACTCTATCAAAAGAAAATCGGCGCTATGTAAAACTTCAGAACCTTGGCAGGAGCTACGAACGTCGAGTATTAACCCTGATCAAGATCTCCGCTAACCACAAAGCTCGGAATCCAATCATATTTATAGACGCAG GTGCGCACGCACGAGAGTGGGCAGCCCCTGCGTTTGCTATGTACATAATCGACCAGCTAACGATGGCCGCAAAGAAACCGACCCACGAAACGGAATGGCTGCACGGCGTGGACTGGTACATACTGCCCGTGGTCAATCCTGACGGCTATGAGTACTCGAGATCGGACCCTGAC AACCGTATGTGGAGAAAATCAAGATCGAAAACGTGGAGGGAGGAGTGCTTCGGGGCAGATATCAATCGGAATTACGACTTCATGTGGGGCTACAGAGGGGCTTCTTTCGACCCCTGCAACTTTCAAACGTACGCCGGTGAAAAGGCCTTCTCTGAACGCGAGACGAGACTAGTCCGCAAAGTAATGAAGACTAACTCCAAACGTATAAAGCTATATATATCTATACACTCATACGGAGAGTACTTTATTCATTCTTGGGGTTTTACGGGGAGTTATTTGCCAGATGAATGGGAGAAGCTCCGTCGTCTTGCACAAGTGTATTCCAAGGCTGTTGTCAAAGCAGGGGGGCGACCGTTTAAGGTCATGAGCGCTGGGCAATGGTACCCAGCTTCCGGCGGAAGTGGGGATTATGCTTTTGCAGTGCAAAAGATTCCATATACATACACTTTGGAAATTACTGACGGCTACCAATTCAACTTTCCAGAGGGACTCTTGCACACAGTTCTGCCACAGTATTACGAAGGTTTGAAAGTTATGGCTGAAGAAATTAAACGAGAATTTCCCAATAAAGGCTGA